In Aeromicrobium marinum DSM 15272, one genomic interval encodes:
- a CDS encoding PH domain-containing protein, which translates to MDSLFRPDVGTWTPVSPRLATARRGLGLVWIVVLWAAAAAGTGIPVATTDDWPWWPLAAVTVVAVAAGVALWVWAGRNRRSWGYLEAESDLLVTRGVMFRRLVAIPYGRMQFVDVSAGPVARRLGIATVTLHTASTETAADIPGVPADEARRLRNRLTEIGESHGAGL; encoded by the coding sequence ATGGACTCCCTCTTCCGGCCCGACGTGGGCACCTGGACCCCGGTGTCGCCCCGGCTCGCCACCGCCCGTCGGGGCCTGGGCCTGGTGTGGATCGTCGTGCTCTGGGCCGCAGCCGCCGCCGGCACCGGGATTCCGGTCGCGACGACCGACGACTGGCCGTGGTGGCCTCTCGCCGCCGTGACGGTCGTGGCCGTGGCCGCGGGCGTCGCCCTGTGGGTCTGGGCCGGACGCAACCGGCGCTCGTGGGGCTACCTGGAGGCCGAGTCCGACCTGCTCGTGACCCGGGGGGTCATGTTCCGCCGACTCGTGGCGATCCCCTACGGCCGGATGCAGTTCGTCGACGTGTCCGCCGGTCCCGTCGCCCGACGGCTCGGCATCGCCACGGTCACCCTGCACACCGCCAGCACCGAGACCGCGGCCGACATCCCCGGCGTGCCGGCCGACGAGGCCCGCCGCCTGCGCAACCGGCTGACCGAGATCGGTGAGAGCCATGGCGCCGGACTCTGA
- a CDS encoding PH domain-containing protein gives MAPDSEPAPSEERGSRTHPVTGVIQGLIWSGAILVALLGQQVFGGDGIDLPGWYWIVLGLLGAVAVGQAAGFASWWFLRYVIDHEELRVTSGVLTKTSRRVSFERIQSVDLAEPLLARLAGLAEVRVETAGGKDSRTALRFLTRPQAIAVRRLLLERAHGRSGEEPEDDVDRAILALVTPDRIVIGTLLSLDFALAAVGSVVVLSSLLWTTQLLLFAGGLFALGSFLVRIVSDRVITQWGFRLSRGGRGLRIERGLLSRTSQTIPFDRVQGIRVTEPVVWRRFGWRRLEVDVAGYSGGSDGESGGLTNNTLLPIADADLANTVIDELVPGIAVEPAGRVGASSRSWPFAPIGWRYRWVAADDSGFVARTGWIARHTDLVPHARTQSVEVRQGPLQRRLGVATLEVHTPDGPVNADGRHLPQSDALRVALEQLDRARAAR, from the coding sequence ATGGCGCCGGACTCTGAACCCGCACCGTCCGAGGAACGGGGTTCGCGCACCCACCCGGTCACCGGCGTGATCCAGGGCCTGATCTGGAGCGGAGCGATCCTGGTGGCCCTCCTCGGTCAGCAGGTGTTCGGAGGCGACGGCATCGACCTGCCGGGGTGGTACTGGATCGTCCTCGGGCTGCTGGGGGCCGTGGCGGTCGGACAGGCTGCGGGGTTCGCCTCCTGGTGGTTCCTGCGGTACGTCATCGACCACGAGGAGCTGCGGGTCACGTCGGGCGTCCTCACGAAGACGTCACGCCGGGTCTCGTTCGAGCGGATCCAGTCCGTCGACCTCGCCGAGCCGCTCCTCGCGAGGCTCGCCGGCCTCGCGGAGGTCCGGGTCGAGACCGCGGGCGGCAAGGACTCGCGGACGGCGTTGCGGTTCCTCACCAGGCCCCAGGCGATCGCCGTCCGCCGCCTCCTGCTGGAGCGGGCCCACGGTCGAAGCGGTGAGGAGCCCGAGGACGACGTCGACCGGGCGATCCTGGCCCTGGTCACCCCCGACCGGATCGTCATCGGCACCCTGCTGAGCCTGGACTTCGCCCTGGCGGCCGTCGGCAGCGTCGTGGTGCTGTCGTCCCTGCTGTGGACGACCCAGCTGCTGCTGTTCGCCGGCGGCCTCTTCGCCCTCGGCAGCTTCCTCGTGCGGATCGTCTCCGACCGGGTGATCACCCAGTGGGGATTCCGGCTGAGCCGCGGTGGACGCGGGCTGCGCATCGAACGCGGGCTGCTGTCGAGGACCTCCCAGACGATTCCGTTCGACCGGGTGCAGGGCATCCGGGTCACCGAACCGGTCGTCTGGCGACGCTTCGGCTGGCGGCGGCTCGAGGTCGACGTCGCCGGCTACTCGGGGGGCTCCGACGGCGAGTCCGGAGGACTCACCAACAACACCCTGCTGCCCATCGCCGACGCCGACCTCGCGAACACCGTCATCGACGAGCTCGTCCCCGGGATCGCCGTCGAACCGGCGGGCCGGGTCGGCGCGTCGTCGCGGTCGTGGCCGTTCGCGCCGATCGGCTGGCGGTACCGCTGGGTCGCGGCCGACGACTCGGGCTTCGTCGCCCGGACGGGCTGGATCGCCCGGCACACCGATCTCGTGCCGCACGCCCGCACCCAGTCGGTCGAGGTCCGGCAGGGACCGCTGCAGCGTCGTCTCGGGGTCGCCACGCTCGAGGTGCACACGCCCGACGGCCCGGTCAACGCCGACGGTCGTCACCTGCCGCAGTCCGACGCGCTGCGGGTCGCGCTGGAGCAGCTCGACCGCGCCCGCGCCGCCCGGTAG
- a CDS encoding glycine--tRNA ligase — protein MATSTIDTVISLCKRRGFVYQCGEIYGGTKSAWDYGPLGVELKENIKRQWWRTMVQGRDDVVGLDSSVVLPPAVWEASGHLSAFVDPLVECLSCHRRYRQDHLQEAYAEKKGLDDPDAVGMDLLVCANCGTKGQWTEPKMFNGLLKTHLGPVESAEGLHYLRPETAQGIFVNFAQVMTSSRRKPPFGIGQIGKSFRNEITPGNFIFRTREFEQMEMEYFVAPGADEEAHEYWLGERMRWYTDLGIAADNLRFFEHPAEKLSHYAKRTVDIEYRFGFQGSEWGELEGVANRTDFDLSTHSSHSGKDLRYFDQESGDRWFPYVIEPAAGVNRSMMAFLVDAYAEDEAPNSKGGVDTRTVLRLDPRLAPCKVAVLPLSRNEQLSPAARSLATELRGYWNVDFDDSAAIGKRYRRQDEIGTPFCVTVDFDTLDDQAVTIRERDSMQQERVALTQVREWLAARLPGC, from the coding sequence ATGGCCACCTCGACGATCGACACCGTCATCAGCCTGTGCAAGCGACGCGGGTTCGTCTACCAGTGCGGTGAGATCTACGGCGGTACCAAGTCCGCGTGGGACTACGGGCCGCTCGGGGTCGAGCTCAAGGAGAACATCAAGCGCCAGTGGTGGCGCACGATGGTCCAGGGCCGCGACGACGTCGTCGGCCTCGACTCCTCCGTCGTGCTCCCGCCCGCGGTGTGGGAGGCCTCAGGGCACCTGTCGGCCTTCGTCGACCCGCTCGTGGAGTGTCTGTCGTGCCACCGCCGGTACCGGCAGGACCACCTGCAGGAGGCGTACGCGGAGAAGAAGGGCCTGGACGACCCCGACGCCGTCGGCATGGACCTGCTGGTGTGCGCCAACTGCGGCACCAAGGGGCAGTGGACCGAGCCGAAGATGTTCAACGGCCTGCTGAAGACGCACCTGGGCCCGGTGGAGTCGGCGGAGGGCCTGCACTACCTGCGCCCGGAGACCGCGCAGGGCATCTTCGTCAACTTCGCCCAGGTCATGACCAGCTCGCGCCGCAAGCCCCCGTTCGGCATCGGCCAGATCGGCAAGAGCTTCCGCAACGAGATCACCCCCGGCAACTTCATCTTCCGCACCCGCGAGTTCGAGCAGATGGAGATGGAGTACTTCGTCGCCCCGGGCGCCGACGAGGAGGCGCACGAGTACTGGTTGGGCGAGCGCATGCGGTGGTACACCGACCTGGGCATCGCGGCCGACAACCTGCGGTTCTTCGAGCACCCCGCCGAGAAGCTCTCGCACTACGCCAAGCGGACCGTCGACATCGAGTACCGCTTCGGCTTCCAGGGCTCGGAGTGGGGCGAGCTCGAGGGCGTCGCCAACCGCACCGACTTCGACCTGTCGACGCACAGCTCGCACTCGGGCAAGGACCTGCGGTACTTCGACCAGGAGTCCGGCGACCGCTGGTTCCCCTACGTCATCGAGCCCGCGGCCGGGGTCAACCGGTCGATGATGGCCTTCCTCGTCGACGCCTACGCCGAGGACGAGGCGCCCAACTCCAAGGGCGGTGTCGACACCCGCACGGTGCTGCGGCTCGACCCCCGCCTGGCCCCCTGCAAGGTCGCGGTGCTCCCGCTGTCGCGCAACGAGCAGCTCTCGCCGGCGGCCCGCAGTCTCGCCACCGAGCTGCGGGGCTACTGGAACGTCGACTTCGACGACTCGGCGGCGATCGGCAAGCGGTACCGACGCCAGGACGAGATCGGCACGCCGTTCTGCGTCACGGTCGACTTCGACACGCTCGACGACCAGGCCGTCACCATCCGCGAGCGGGACTCCATGCAGCAGGAGCGGGTCGCCCTCACGCAGGTCCGCGAGTGGCTCGCGGCGCGCCTGCCCGGCTGCTGA
- the ftsY gene encoding signal recognition particle-docking protein FtsY, whose amino-acid sequence MTTEILLVVLAVAVVLLGVGGSLLVRRGRGELPPTPESLAETEAEIHHPEQLAEATDTVERPESPQGRLVRLRARLARSNSTLGQGLLAILGRSTLDEDAWTEIEETLLAADVGVGPTTELVDRLRTRLRVEGVHDPAAARVALREELLALVDPSLDRSLRSTGADGRPGVVLVVGVNGTGKTTTVGRLARVLVAEERTVVLGAADTFRAAAADQLQTWGERVGAGVVRGPEGGDPASVGFEAVQRGIADGADVVLVDTAGRLHTKAGLMDELGKVKRVIEKQAPVTEVLLVIDATTGQNGLTQARVFGEVTDVTGIVLTKLDGTARGGIVVAVQRELGVPVKYVGLGEGPDDLAPFDAEEFVDALLG is encoded by the coding sequence GTGACCACCGAGATCCTGCTTGTCGTCCTGGCCGTCGCCGTCGTCCTGCTCGGCGTCGGTGGTTCCCTCCTCGTGCGTCGGGGTCGGGGTGAGCTGCCGCCCACCCCGGAGTCGTTGGCCGAGACCGAGGCCGAGATCCACCACCCGGAGCAGCTCGCCGAGGCCACCGACACGGTGGAGCGACCGGAGTCCCCGCAGGGCCGCCTGGTCCGTCTCCGGGCCCGGCTGGCGCGGTCGAACAGCACGCTGGGCCAGGGTCTGCTCGCGATCCTGGGGCGGTCGACGCTCGACGAGGACGCCTGGACCGAGATCGAGGAGACCCTGCTGGCGGCCGACGTCGGGGTCGGTCCCACCACCGAGCTGGTCGACCGGCTGCGCACCCGCCTGCGGGTCGAGGGTGTGCACGACCCGGCGGCGGCCCGTGTCGCGCTGCGCGAGGAGCTGCTGGCGCTGGTCGACCCGTCGCTCGACCGGTCCCTGCGATCAACCGGTGCCGACGGCAGGCCGGGGGTCGTCCTGGTCGTCGGCGTCAACGGCACCGGCAAGACCACCACCGTCGGACGGCTGGCCCGGGTGCTCGTGGCGGAGGAGCGCACGGTCGTGCTGGGCGCGGCCGACACCTTCCGTGCGGCCGCGGCCGACCAGCTGCAGACCTGGGGGGAGCGGGTCGGTGCCGGCGTCGTGCGGGGGCCCGAGGGGGGCGACCCCGCCAGCGTCGGTTTCGAGGCCGTCCAGCGCGGGATCGCCGACGGCGCTGACGTGGTGCTGGTCGACACCGCCGGACGCCTGCACACCAAGGCCGGCCTCATGGACGAGCTGGGCAAGGTCAAGCGGGTCATCGAGAAGCAGGCCCCGGTCACCGAGGTGCTGCTGGTGATCGACGCCACCACCGGTCAGAACGGTCTCACCCAGGCCCGTGTCTTCGGCGAGGTCACCGACGTCACCGGCATCGTGCTCACCAAGCTCGACGGCACCGCCCGGGGCGGCATCGTGGTCGCGGTCCAGCGCGAGCTCGGCGTCCCGGTGAAGTACGTCGGCCTGGGCGAGGGCCCGGACGACCTGGCTCCGTTCGACGCCGAGGAGTTCGTGGACGCCCTGCTGGGGTGA
- the dusB gene encoding tRNA dihydrouridine synthase DusB, whose translation MEPVSDAALPGPLRLGDLTVDVPVVLAPMAGVTNAAFRQLCAEQGALRGSQARTSGQALRGSQARTSGQALRGSQARTSGQALRGSQARTSGQAGLYVCEMITSRGVVEGDRTSLGMLTFAPNERVRSVQLYGIDPATVGRAVAILCGDHGVDHVDLNFGCPVPKVTRKGGGAALPWKATLLGRILTEAVAAAAPFGVPVTMKTRKGIDDDHLTYLDAGHIAEDSGCAAIALHGRTAVQHYSGEADWAAIAALKAAVSIPVLGNGDVWEAADALRMVRETGCDGVVVGRGCLGRPWLFRDLAAAFTGEETVPALPTLGEVMAIMRRHAELLGGWLGEERGCVEFRKHVAWYLKGFPAGPSVRQRLGQVSSYAALDELLVELDPTEAFPVTELGRPRGRQGTPKRVVLPDGWLDDREFTGALDPAAEDATSGG comes from the coding sequence ATGGAGCCCGTGAGCGACGCCGCGCTGCCCGGCCCGCTGCGCCTGGGCGACCTGACCGTCGACGTGCCGGTGGTGCTGGCCCCCATGGCCGGAGTCACCAACGCGGCCTTCCGCCAGCTCTGTGCCGAGCAGGGCGCCCTTCGAGGCTCGCAGGCTCGCACCTCAGGACAGGCCCTTCGAGGCTCGCAGGCTCGCACCTCAGGACAGGCCCTTCGAGGCTCGCAGGCTCGCACCTCAGGACAGGCCCTTCGAGGCTCGCAGGCTCGCACCTCAGGACAAGCCGGCCTGTACGTGTGCGAGATGATCACGTCCCGCGGGGTCGTCGAGGGTGACCGCACCAGCCTGGGGATGCTGACCTTCGCCCCCAACGAGCGGGTGCGGTCCGTGCAGCTGTACGGCATCGACCCGGCCACGGTCGGACGCGCGGTGGCGATCCTGTGCGGCGACCACGGTGTCGACCACGTCGACCTCAACTTCGGGTGCCCGGTCCCCAAGGTCACCCGCAAGGGCGGGGGAGCGGCGCTGCCGTGGAAGGCGACCCTGCTCGGTCGCATCCTCACCGAGGCAGTGGCTGCAGCGGCACCGTTCGGTGTTCCCGTGACGATGAAGACCCGCAAGGGCATCGACGACGACCACCTGACCTACCTCGACGCCGGCCACATCGCCGAGGACTCCGGGTGCGCGGCCATCGCGCTGCACGGTCGCACCGCGGTGCAGCACTACTCCGGCGAGGCCGACTGGGCGGCGATCGCCGCGCTGAAGGCGGCGGTGTCGATCCCGGTGCTCGGCAACGGGGACGTCTGGGAGGCCGCCGACGCCCTCCGGATGGTCCGCGAGACCGGCTGCGACGGCGTCGTGGTCGGCCGCGGCTGTCTCGGGAGGCCGTGGCTCTTCCGCGACCTCGCCGCCGCCTTCACCGGGGAGGAGACCGTGCCGGCGCTGCCCACGCTCGGGGAGGTGATGGCGATCATGCGCCGGCACGCCGAGCTGCTCGGGGGCTGGCTGGGCGAGGAGCGTGGCTGCGTGGAGTTCCGCAAGCACGTCGCCTGGTACCTCAAGGGGTTCCCCGCCGGGCCGTCGGTGCGCCAGCGGTTGGGTCAGGTCTCCTCGTACGCCGCGCTCGACGAGCTGCTCGTCGAGCTGGATCCCACCGAGGCCTTCCCGGTCACCGAGCTGGGGCGTCCTCGCGGTCGACAGGGCACGCCCAAGCGGGTGGTGCTTCCGGACGGCTGGCTGGACGACCGCGAGTTCACCGGTGCCCTCGACCCGGCGGCCGAGGACGCGACCTCGGGCGGCTGA
- a CDS encoding acyl-CoA thioesterase, with the protein MSTTEPVRGDFPVLRRISTRWEDEDVYGHVNNVVYYSYFDTAVNGYLIEATGTDIRALDTYGVVAETGCRFLRELRFPGDVEAGLRVTRLGTSSVVYEIGLFQGESDEPAAVGRFVHVYVAGPDRTPTPVPELIREALAPLT; encoded by the coding sequence ATGAGCACGACCGAGCCGGTCCGCGGCGACTTCCCCGTGCTGCGCCGCATCAGCACCCGGTGGGAGGACGAGGACGTCTACGGACACGTCAACAACGTCGTCTACTACTCGTACTTCGACACCGCCGTCAACGGCTACCTGATCGAGGCCACCGGCACCGACATCCGTGCCCTGGACACCTACGGGGTGGTCGCCGAGACCGGCTGCCGCTTCCTGCGCGAGCTGAGGTTCCCCGGGGACGTCGAGGCGGGCCTGCGGGTGACCCGGCTCGGCACGTCCAGCGTCGTCTACGAGATCGGTCTCTTCCAGGGCGAGAGCGACGAGCCGGCGGCGGTCGGACGATTCGTCCACGTGTACGTGGCGGGGCCGGACCGCACCCCCACCCCGGTGCCCGAGCTGATCCGCGAGGCGCTGGCTCCCCTCACCTGA
- a CDS encoding metal ABC transporter substrate-binding protein, whose amino-acid sequence MHDSPRARLARTAAVLTAPLLVLPACGAAADGDDGVTVLTSAYPFTFVAERVAGDLATVENVTAPGVDPHDVELTGRQVAAFGSADVIVYTESFQPAVDAAVEQADRDAGVVELGEVVGLLEGDEEHDHEGEEHSDEEGHSDEDHEGHDHGGVDPHFWLDPSRMASAAEAVRDALVSADADNADTYQANAASLVAELETLDEDYTAGLATCERRSIVTSHEAFAYLADTYDLQQYPIAGLNPSDEPTGAQLAAITDLVEDQGITTVFTEELVSAAIADTVASATGARTATLDPIEGLSDETADDDYLTIMERNLDAVREANGCS is encoded by the coding sequence ATGCATGACTCCCCCCGCGCCCGGCTCGCCCGCACCGCCGCTGTCCTCACCGCCCCGCTGCTGGTCCTCCCGGCCTGTGGAGCCGCGGCCGACGGCGACGACGGGGTGACCGTCCTGACCTCGGCCTACCCCTTCACGTTCGTCGCCGAGCGGGTCGCCGGCGACCTGGCCACGGTCGAGAACGTCACCGCCCCGGGGGTCGACCCGCACGACGTCGAGCTGACCGGACGGCAGGTGGCCGCGTTCGGCTCGGCCGACGTGATCGTCTACACCGAGTCGTTCCAGCCCGCCGTCGATGCCGCCGTCGAGCAGGCCGACCGCGACGCCGGGGTCGTCGAGCTCGGTGAGGTCGTCGGGCTGCTGGAGGGCGACGAGGAGCACGACCACGAGGGCGAGGAGCACTCCGACGAGGAGGGCCACTCCGACGAGGACCACGAGGGCCACGACCACGGCGGGGTCGACCCGCACTTCTGGCTGGACCCGTCCCGCATGGCCTCAGCGGCCGAGGCCGTCCGCGACGCGCTGGTCTCCGCCGACGCGGACAACGCCGACACCTACCAGGCGAACGCCGCCTCGCTGGTCGCGGAGCTGGAGACCCTCGACGAGGACTACACGGCCGGGCTGGCCACCTGCGAGCGACGCAGCATCGTCACGTCGCACGAGGCCTTCGCGTACCTCGCCGACACCTACGACCTGCAGCAGTACCCGATCGCCGGGCTCAACCCGTCGGACGAGCCGACCGGGGCGCAGCTGGCCGCGATCACCGACCTCGTCGAGGACCAGGGCATCACGACGGTGTTCACCGAGGAGCTGGTCAGCGCGGCCATCGCCGACACCGTGGCCTCGGCCACCGGCGCCAGGACGGCTACGCTCGACCCGATCGAGGGACTGTCCGACGAGACGGCCGACGACGACTACCTGACCATCATGGAGCGCAACCTCGACGCCGTCCGAGAGGCCAACGGCTGTTCATGA
- the smc gene encoding chromosome segregation protein SMC → MYLKSLTLRGFKSFASTTTLEFETGITCVVGPNGSGKSNVVDALSWVMGEQGAKSLRGGKMEDVIFAGTSGRPPLGRAEVVLTIDNSDGALPIEYAEVTISRTMFRNGGSEYAINGTTCRLLDVQDLLSDSGIGREMHVIVGQGQLDSVLRATPEERRGFIEEAAGVLKHRKRKEKALRKLDSTQGNLTRLTDVLNELRRQLKPLGRQAEVARRAAVIQADVRDARARLLADDVVSAQHVIETELADEQALKARRAAVESSIAAARRTETELEDRLRDDSPRLSAAQEAWYALSGVRERLRGTAGLATERVRLAAVETDEQRSGREPEELEADARRAAEEHGVLAGKVAAAGAALDAAVAARGEAETAYSAEERRVAGLLRAAADQREGLARLHGQVNAIRSRAEAAGEEIGRLTVARDEAVHRADQAQHEFTTLEHQIAGLNAGESGLDSELEQAEVSLGEVDAAAAALATDLQVADRRQAALAARVEALELGLARKDGAGALLAATDQISGMLGSVAALLVVRSGYETALASALGSAADAVAVDHLDTAVSAMEKLKTEDLGRAGLLLGTTDDVDDSTWPGLPDGATYAVDLVDGPPALAGALRRLLFKVAVVDDLDRARVLVRQASDVTAVTRDGDVLGAHFASGGSSSTQSLIEVKAAIDEARSDLAAVVHESERLRFEQQQVVERRAVAQKAVDDLLEQLHESDAEMAAVAESLGRLGSTARAARGEAERLTQAIEVAEAARERDVAGLAEMEDRLTRAESAPETEPDTTELEQLAEQASAARRTETDARLALRTNEERARALEGQVTALFEAAEAERESRRIAQARRERQVREAATARVVIDATDLVLAQLEISIDRAATLRSEIEQSRSGSEIELREVRGRLRELSSELDTLTDSVHRDELARAELRMRLEGLQARALEELGLEVEALVAEYGPEVPVPASIEPDADPDVTLPPVPYVRDEQVKRLRTAERAMAMLGKVNPLALEEFSALEERHQFLSDQLADLRRTRQDLLDIVEEVDARVEQVFTEAWYDVSAAFEGVFSRLFPGGEGRMILTDPQNMLTTGIEVEARPPGKKVKRLSLLSGGERSLVAVAFLVALFKARPSPFYILDEVEAALDDTNLGRLLEIYEELRANSQLIVITHQKRTMEVADALYGVSMRGDGVSAVISQRLREEESAR, encoded by the coding sequence GTGTACCTGAAGAGCCTCACGCTCCGGGGCTTCAAGTCCTTCGCGTCCACCACGACGCTGGAGTTCGAGACCGGCATCACCTGCGTCGTCGGGCCCAACGGGTCCGGCAAGTCCAACGTCGTCGACGCCTTGTCGTGGGTCATGGGCGAGCAGGGCGCCAAGTCGCTGCGTGGCGGCAAGATGGAGGACGTCATCTTCGCCGGTACGTCCGGCCGCCCGCCGCTGGGACGGGCCGAGGTCGTGCTCACGATCGACAACTCCGACGGGGCGCTGCCGATCGAGTACGCCGAGGTCACGATCAGCCGGACCATGTTCCGCAACGGTGGGTCGGAGTACGCCATCAACGGCACCACCTGTCGTCTCCTGGACGTCCAGGACCTGCTCAGCGACTCCGGCATCGGCCGCGAGATGCACGTCATCGTCGGCCAGGGTCAGCTCGACAGCGTGCTGCGGGCGACGCCCGAGGAGCGCCGGGGGTTCATCGAGGAGGCCGCAGGCGTCCTCAAGCACCGCAAGCGCAAGGAGAAGGCGCTGCGCAAGCTGGACTCCACGCAGGGCAACCTGACGCGCCTGACCGACGTGCTCAACGAGCTGCGACGACAGCTCAAGCCGCTGGGCCGCCAGGCCGAGGTGGCCCGCAGGGCGGCGGTGATCCAGGCCGACGTCCGCGACGCGCGGGCCCGTCTCCTCGCCGACGACGTCGTCTCGGCGCAGCACGTGATCGAGACCGAGCTGGCCGACGAACAGGCCCTGAAGGCCCGACGGGCCGCGGTCGAGTCGTCGATCGCCGCCGCCCGTCGCACCGAGACCGAGCTGGAGGACCGGCTGCGGGACGACTCGCCGCGCCTCTCCGCTGCGCAGGAGGCCTGGTACGCGTTGTCCGGCGTCCGCGAGCGGCTCCGGGGAACGGCCGGCCTGGCCACCGAGCGGGTGCGCCTCGCCGCCGTCGAGACCGACGAGCAGCGCTCCGGCCGCGAGCCCGAGGAGCTGGAGGCCGACGCGCGCCGGGCGGCCGAGGAGCACGGTGTCCTGGCCGGGAAGGTCGCCGCCGCCGGCGCGGCCCTGGACGCGGCCGTGGCCGCCCGCGGCGAGGCCGAGACCGCCTACTCCGCCGAGGAGCGGCGGGTCGCCGGCCTGTTGCGCGCCGCCGCCGACCAGCGCGAGGGCCTGGCTCGTCTGCACGGGCAGGTCAACGCCATCCGCAGCCGGGCCGAGGCCGCGGGGGAGGAGATCGGACGACTGACCGTCGCCCGGGACGAGGCGGTCCACCGCGCCGACCAGGCGCAGCACGAGTTCACGACCCTGGAGCACCAGATCGCCGGTCTCAACGCCGGCGAGTCGGGCCTGGACTCCGAGCTGGAGCAGGCCGAGGTGTCGCTGGGCGAGGTCGATGCCGCGGCCGCGGCACTGGCCACCGACCTGCAGGTCGCCGACCGGCGCCAGGCGGCGCTGGCGGCCAGGGTCGAGGCGCTCGAGCTCGGCCTGGCCCGCAAGGACGGTGCCGGCGCGCTGCTCGCGGCCACCGACCAGATCAGCGGGATGCTGGGATCGGTCGCCGCCCTGCTGGTCGTGCGGTCCGGGTACGAGACCGCGCTGGCGTCCGCGCTGGGCTCTGCGGCCGACGCCGTGGCGGTGGACCACCTCGACACGGCCGTCTCGGCGATGGAGAAGCTGAAGACCGAGGACCTCGGTCGCGCCGGTCTGCTGCTGGGCACGACCGACGACGTCGACGACTCCACCTGGCCCGGTCTCCCCGACGGAGCCACCTACGCCGTCGACCTCGTCGACGGCCCGCCGGCGCTGGCCGGGGCGTTGCGGCGGTTGTTGTTCAAGGTGGCCGTCGTCGACGACCTCGACCGCGCCCGCGTCCTGGTGCGCCAGGCCTCCGACGTCACGGCCGTGACGCGTGACGGCGACGTCCTCGGGGCCCACTTCGCGTCGGGCGGGTCCTCCTCCACGCAGAGCCTCATCGAGGTCAAGGCCGCGATCGACGAGGCACGGTCCGACCTGGCTGCCGTCGTGCACGAGTCCGAGCGGCTGCGGTTCGAGCAGCAGCAGGTGGTCGAGCGGCGCGCGGTCGCACAGAAGGCGGTCGACGACCTGCTGGAGCAGCTGCACGAGTCCGACGCCGAGATGGCCGCGGTGGCCGAGTCGCTCGGCCGGCTCGGGTCGACCGCGCGCGCGGCGCGTGGCGAGGCCGAGCGTCTGACGCAGGCCATCGAGGTCGCCGAGGCCGCCCGGGAGCGGGACGTCGCCGGACTGGCCGAGATGGAGGACCGCCTCACCCGGGCGGAGTCCGCCCCCGAGACCGAGCCCGACACCACCGAGCTGGAGCAGCTGGCCGAACAGGCGTCGGCCGCACGCCGGACCGAGACCGACGCACGTCTGGCCCTGCGCACCAACGAGGAGCGGGCCAGGGCGCTGGAGGGTCAGGTCACGGCCCTGTTCGAGGCGGCCGAGGCCGAGCGGGAGTCCCGCCGGATCGCCCAGGCGCGCCGCGAACGGCAGGTGCGGGAGGCGGCGACGGCGCGGGTCGTCATCGATGCCACCGACCTGGTGCTGGCCCAGCTCGAGATCTCGATCGACCGCGCGGCGACCCTGCGGTCCGAGATCGAGCAGTCGCGCAGCGGCAGCGAGATCGAGCTGCGCGAGGTCCGCGGGCGCCTGCGGGAGCTGAGCAGCGAGCTCGACACGCTCACCGACTCGGTCCACCGCGACGAGCTGGCCCGGGCCGAGCTGCGGATGCGGCTGGAGGGCCTGCAGGCCCGTGCGCTCGAGGAGCTCGGCCTCGAGGTCGAGGCGCTCGTGGCCGAGTACGGGCCGGAGGTCCCCGTGCCGGCCAGCATCGAGCCGGACGCCGACCCCGACGTGACGCTGCCGCCCGTGCCCTACGTCCGGGACGAGCAGGTCAAGCGGTTGCGGACCGCCGAACGCGCCATGGCGATGCTGGGCAAGGTCAACCCGTTGGCGTTGGAGGAGTTCAGCGCCCTGGAGGAGCGTCACCAGTTCCTGTCCGACCAGCTGGCCGACCTCCGGCGCACCCGACAGGACCTGCTCGACATCGTCGAGGAGGTCGACGCCCGGGTCGAGCAGGTCTTCACCGAGGCCTGGTACGACGTGTCCGCGGCCTTCGAGGGGGTCTTCAGCCGGTTGTTCCCCGGTGGCGAGGGCCGGATGATCCTGACCGACCCGCAGAACATGCTCACCACGGGCATCGAGGTGGAGGCCAGGCCGCCCGGCAAGAAGGTCAAGCGGCTGTCGCTGCTGTCCGGCGGAGAACGCTCGCTGGTCGCCGTGGCCTTCCTCGTGGCGCTGTTCAAGGCGCGGCCGAGCCCGTTCTACATCCTCGACGAGGTGGAGGCGGCCCTCGACGACACCAACCTGGGCCGGCTCCTGGAGATCTACGAGGAGCTGCGGGCCAACTCCCAGCTCATCGTCATCACCCACCAGAAGCGGACGATGGAGGTCGCCGACGCGCTGTACGGCGTCTCGATGCGCGGCGACGGTGTCTCCGCGGTCATCAGCCAGCGGCTGCGCGAGGAGGAGTCCGCCCGATGA